The Bacteroidota bacterium genome window below encodes:
- a CDS encoding T9SS type A sorting domain-containing protein: protein MKTRILLVLSLLILCSLHSKVFSQWSTDPLVNNPVCTNSGHQTHIKSCSNQDDGGIICWEDDRNGNSDIYAQLIDKHGVNQWQAGGVKVCGASGDQGHPVVCTDGNGGAFIAWADNRTGSGQVYCQRVRRDGVIMWADNGVNASPEALGISYSLLYPEIQHSGSGCIVAMNFSTGICALKFNAFGDYEWGLSSGQYLRVVASGFNANTCTGVQMCPDGGNGAHVCWSGWDGVSHGHKVYAQHLNSDGSNHWSTPSHGKRVCNQSEGHQKKPRLCSDEAAGCEIVWEDGRRDTNVVTGRPNHDIYCERLDWYGNHMWNSDGNPVCTDTADQTNPNCIADTWEGIHMVWQDYRNYDAGPDSGLGVNLYCQNVDFNGNKRWTHNGVQAAILCDVVKAQDPRYNPQICANDDIGGFMLSWLGYSDTTGHTLNNFGVYCQRMNYGGSHQWHPTTPGVSGHPNGARVCTSSGDKHSVTMCNNRTVTMGGDDNSGAVIAWVDDRNFGSSGEDVFAQHIKSTSDLGDLQVGGGQTQSDKLVLKQNTPNPFNPSTIISFNLPKADFVTVKIFDMLGREVATLINNQLTAGAHNVTWNANGYTSGAYFYKITSSDYSEIRKMLLVK from the coding sequence ATGAAAACAAGAATACTTCTCGTCTTGTCTTTACTTATATTATGCTCCCTGCATAGTAAAGTCTTTTCTCAGTGGTCAACCGACCCACTTGTAAACAATCCTGTTTGTACCAATTCCGGACATCAGACTCACATTAAATCATGCAGCAATCAGGACGATGGCGGTATTATTTGCTGGGAAGATGACAGAAATGGCAACAGTGATATCTACGCTCAATTAATAGATAAGCACGGTGTCAATCAATGGCAGGCAGGCGGTGTAAAAGTTTGCGGCGCCAGCGGTGACCAGGGACATCCGGTTGTTTGTACTGACGGTAACGGCGGTGCATTCATAGCTTGGGCAGATAACAGAACAGGTTCAGGTCAGGTTTATTGTCAGAGAGTAAGAAGAGACGGGGTAATAATGTGGGCTGATAACGGAGTAAACGCATCTCCTGAAGCTCTCGGAATTTCATACAGTTTACTTTACCCTGAAATTCAACATTCAGGTTCAGGTTGCATTGTTGCAATGAATTTCTCTACAGGAATTTGCGCATTAAAATTTAATGCATTCGGTGATTACGAATGGGGATTATCAAGCGGACAATATTTAAGAGTTGTTGCTTCAGGTTTCAATGCTAATACATGTACAGGTGTTCAAATGTGTCCCGATGGCGGCAACGGCGCTCATGTTTGCTGGAGCGGCTGGGACGGAGTTTCACACGGTCATAAAGTTTATGCTCAGCACTTAAATTCTGACGGTTCAAATCACTGGTCAACACCATCACACGGAAAAAGAGTTTGTAACCAATCTGAAGGACATCAAAAGAAACCAAGACTCTGTTCAGATGAAGCAGCAGGATGCGAAATTGTATGGGAAGACGGAAGAAGAGATACTAACGTTGTAACAGGCAGACCAAATCACGATATATATTGCGAAAGATTAGACTGGTACGGAAACCATATGTGGAACTCAGACGGTAATCCGGTTTGTACAGATACTGCAGACCAGACAAACCCAAATTGTATCGCTGATACATGGGAAGGTATACACATGGTATGGCAGGATTACAGAAATTATGATGCAGGTCCTGATTCAGGATTAGGCGTAAACCTTTACTGCCAAAACGTAGATTTTAACGGAAACAAAAGATGGACTCATAACGGTGTTCAGGCAGCTATATTATGCGATGTAGTGAAAGCTCAGGACCCAAGATACAACCCACAGATTTGCGCTAACGACGATATAGGCGGATTTATGCTGTCATGGTTAGGTTATTCAGATACAACAGGCCACACTTTAAATAACTTTGGTGTATATTGCCAGAGAATGAACTACGGCGGCTCACATCAATGGCATCCGACTACTCCCGGAGTATCAGGACATCCGAACGGTGCGCGCGTTTGTACTTCTTCAGGTGATAAACACTCAGTTACAATGTGCAACAACAGAACAGTAACTATGGGCGGCGATGATAACAGCGGCGCAGTAATAGCATGGGTTGATGATAGAAATTTTGGTTCAAGCGGTGAAGACGTATTTGCACAGCACATTAAATCAACATCAGACTTAGGCGACTTACAAGTCGGCGGCGGACAAACACAAAGCGATAAGCTGGTTCTTAAACAGAATACACCTAATCCTTTTAATCCGTCAACAATTATATCTTTCAATCTGCCTAAAGCAGATTTTGTAACAGTAAAGATTTTTGATATGCTTGGAAGAGAAGTTGCTACGCTTATCAATAATCAACTAACAGCAGGCGCTCACAATGTAACATGGAATGCAAACGGTTATACATCGGGTGCATACTTCTACAAAATTACATCAAGCGATTACTCTGAAATAAGAAAAATGCTTCTTGTAAAATAA
- a CDS encoding T9SS type A sorting domain-containing protein yields MKKIITILFLFVITSVTFSQYKLAQNFETTNPGSLPSGWTRYNRAAFPIYSASNWTVRDSGSTVFQVNSQFKTKSRSGKRSIGVTWYSSVDSTGNNIVHISDAWLVTPRFATSNDSISFYATGGSQAYVDSMQVWVNTTNTLPENFTVKLGTIKWLLGSTYGQFQRYRYSLSQFTGQNIAIGFRYFMNLQDANGLFVQLDDIYVGGSVGIQNISADIPRSYKLSQNYPNPFNPVTNIAFDIPQNTFATIRVFDMLGREVGLLVNENLEAGSYKVNFDASALSSGTYFYSLTTSNFHQTKKLTVIK; encoded by the coding sequence ATGAAAAAAATAATTACAATTTTATTTCTATTTGTAATAACTTCTGTAACATTTTCCCAGTATAAGCTTGCTCAGAATTTTGAAACCACTAATCCCGGCTCACTTCCGAGCGGCTGGACAAGATACAACAGAGCAGCATTCCCTATATATAGTGCATCTAACTGGACGGTAAGGGATTCCGGCTCTACAGTTTTTCAGGTAAATTCACAGTTTAAGACAAAATCAAGAAGCGGGAAGCGTTCTATCGGAGTAACATGGTACTCTTCAGTAGATTCAACGGGTAATAATATTGTGCATATTTCTGATGCGTGGCTGGTAACTCCAAGATTTGCAACATCTAATGATTCAATTTCTTTTTATGCTACCGGTGGCTCTCAAGCATACGTGGACAGCATGCAGGTCTGGGTAAATACAACCAACACTTTGCCTGAAAATTTTACTGTGAAGCTTGGAACCATTAAATGGCTCCTTGGCTCAACATACGGTCAATTTCAGAGATACAGATATAGCCTCTCTCAGTTCACCGGGCAGAACATTGCAATCGGTTTCAGGTATTTTATGAATCTTCAGGATGCGAACGGCTTATTTGTACAGCTTGATGATATTTATGTAGGCGGCTCAGTAGGCATTCAAAATATTTCTGCAGATATACCGCGCTCATATAAACTATCTCAGAATTATCCGAATCCGTTTAACCCTGTTACTAATATTGCTTTCGATATTCCTCAGAATACTTTTGCCACAATAAGAGTTTTTGACATGCTTGGCAGAGAAGTGGGATTGCTTGTAAATGAAAATTTAGAAGCCGGCTCTTATAAGGTTAACTTTGATGCATCAGCATTATCTTCGGGCACGTATTTTTATAGTCTTACAACTTCCAATTTTCATCAGACAAAAAAACTGACGGTTATAAAATAA